Genomic window (Kangiella profundi):
AGTATTGGCTGTAATGCCTGGAAAATTACCGGTGATGCAACTGTTGCCGAAAAGACTAATGTCGCTGTTCAAAGCTGGGTCACGAAAGTGGGTGGCTGCTTCACAGCGGGTAAAGATTTAGAACTAACTCTATAAGGTGTTGCTATGAAAAAGTTTATATCGCAATTGCTTAAAGGTGCGCTACTCGGACTTTATGTAGCTACACCTTTTGCTTTCACGACAGCGCATGCTGATGATACTGAAGTTTATTTCCTTGATGGAAACTCGCTGGCGCTACCTAAGCCTAAAATCATGATTGGTCTTGATTACTCTTCGGCCATGAATGGTGGAGGTTTGCTTGATCAATTAAAATCTGCTTTGAATAAACTAGCTAATGACCCTACTGTCAGCGAAAAAGTTGATTTAGGCTTAACATTAATTGGAAAAGGGCCAGGAAATAAAGGACCAGAGGCTGCTGTTGTATACCCTACAATTGCTTTTGATGCGCCAACTAGCCCGACTTTTGAGGAGGTTGTCGACTCTCTTAGTTTAAGTAGCACGATTTCAGGTAATACTCCAACGGTACAGGGCATGTCTGAAATTGCTCGTTATTTTACAGGCGGTCTTCCTAAATATGAGACTGGCGAAACTCACCCTAGAGCAATCTTTGATGGTCGCTATACTGGTAACAATGATCCAGGTTGTACTAATGCAATGGTTGTTTTAGCTCGAGGACAAATCAATGGTAATGAGTGGCCTGGGGATGTTGCTAGCATTGTACCTGAGTCATACTGTGGTGGTGATTGTGATGATTCAGATCTTGTTCGCTATATGCGTGAAGTTTTAAATGTTCAAACCTACTCAATTGATCCGGGTGCAACCGGTAGAAACGCTGCTAACCTTGATAACTGGGCAAGAGAGGGCGGTACACAACAAGCGATTGATTATGATGCATCGACTCCATGTGAAGCTGAAGGTGGCTTATGCCAAATTTTACGCGACATTATTGAGCAGGTAGCAGCACAAGGGACTAGTTTCGTGCAGGCCGGTGTGACTGTAAGTCAACAAAACCGTTTGAATCATGATAATCACCTTTACTTTGCGCAGTTCCAGGCGGACAACATTGCTCGCTGGCCTGGTAACCTTAAGAAGTACAAAATTAGTGGTGGTAATCTGGTTGACCAGCCCGGAGACTTAGCTGTAAACCCAAATACGGGATTATTCAACGAGGAAAGAGATGACATAACAAACCAAATTACTAGTTCCTGGAGTATTTGGTCTGATGCTGCAGACGGCAACCAAGTTGAACTTGGAGGTGCTGCAGCGGAGCTGGATCAGTTCTTGGAAAGTCAGCCTGACCCATATTTTCCTCAGTACAACACTTACGTCGATTGGACAAGAACCCTCTATACTGACATCAATGGCGCACTTAGTTCAGTTAAAGATTCGACGGGTAAAGCTGACTTTCTGATGGATGGAGCAACAGATGAAGAGTTTCAGGACATTAAGGATAGAACTCTGGGCTTCAGTAGAAAGGATGTCGCGATACAGTTAGATGCACCTTTAACGTATACAGATCCCGACACGGGAACAACAGTTACAGTCGCTGAAACACAATATGTGATTGAAGATGTAGCCCAGTCAGAGCGTTTAGTGGGAGACCCATTACATAGTGTACCTAAAGTTGTTCAGTACAACGATTACGACGACAGTACTGATGATAAATCCGTAGTGTTTATGGGAACCAACCTTGGTTACCTGCATGCGATTGATATTAGTAATGGTTCAGAGCTTTGGAGTTATATCCCTTACGATATGCTTGGAAAGATGAAAGAGTTCTTAGTTGATGTTCCGATTGATGGTAATTCATTCCTGCATAACTATGGGTTAGATGGTGAAATATTTATTGCCCACGCTGATTCTAACGGGAATACTCG
Coding sequences:
- a CDS encoding pilus assembly protein, whose translation is MKKFISQLLKGALLGLYVATPFAFTTAHADDTEVYFLDGNSLALPKPKIMIGLDYSSAMNGGGLLDQLKSALNKLANDPTVSEKVDLGLTLIGKGPGNKGPEAAVVYPTIAFDAPTSPTFEEVVDSLSLSSTISGNTPTVQGMSEIARYFTGGLPKYETGETHPRAIFDGRYTGNNDPGCTNAMVVLARGQINGNEWPGDVASIVPESYCGGDCDDSDLVRYMREVLNVQTYSIDPGATGRNAANLDNWAREGGTQQAIDYDASTPCEAEGGLCQILRDIIEQVAAQGTSFVQAGVTVSQQNRLNHDNHLYFAQFQADNIARWPGNLKKYKISGGNLVDQPGDLAVNPNTGLFNEERDDITNQITSSWSIWSDAADGNQVELGGAAAELDQFLESQPDPYFPQYNTYVDWTRTLYTDINGALSSVKDSTGKADFLMDGATDEEFQDIKDRTLGFSRKDVAIQLDAPLTYTDPDTGTTVTVAETQYVIEDVAQSERLVGDPLHSVPKVVQYNDYDDSTDDKSVVFMGTNLGYLHAIDISNGSELWSYIPYDMLGKMKEFLVDVPIDGNSFLHNYGLDGEIFIAHADSNGNTRIDLADNPATEEVETAEKALLFIGMRRGGNNYYVLDISTPNQPKYLFKIEGGSSGFETLGQTWSTPLVTNIEDASQPNGVRTVVIFGGGYDTAVDQLFDHDGDGNKDHDLTGTDFDGSEFNGTVSKGNDVFIYDINSKSVLWKLSEALPTLHSQLSAVPANIRAISLNNDTTVDHLYVSDVDGQIFRLDIFEDETDGFKITGGQIFDANYGVLTEKDKARFFYAPSVAFIPRPNGNSFVAVAVGTGYRPHPLNTTIQDHFFMLRDTGVLQETPTYDLITFKSGETDGDLLDVTDKVNPTNSPDIVAAQEPADPTAEAKDGWYIKMTGLQIATTNPDGSVSTKDYQGEKVISEARILFGKIVFTSYVPTYDFGTVICSPVVGSGKLYGVNLIDGTSFFDEFNRTIDLISDGIPPMFQLLYTSGANTSGGDDAAFIGLVGNEVIDDAFTEALTKGYDGVIRVNWRKKPDDE